From the genome of Pungitius pungitius chromosome 21, fPunPun2.1, whole genome shotgun sequence, one region includes:
- the shisa9a gene encoding protein shisa-9A: MKGKYFLLGFLLLKLMALVCKADGEPGLLGGFVMIATSNGSREEESVSEETPHTEDSCRGYYDVMGQWDPPFVCKTGNYLYCCGTCGFRFCCSFKHSRLDQSTCKNYDTPVWMKTGQTPYKKINKIADSTKDKTNLIVYIICGVVAIMALVGIFTKLGLEKAHRPQRENMSRAVASVLQGGCPGEQYRGEEPLGMHTQHYVSRATNLQGAQINNNVGPGSNMGQQHPYPALSQLAHVYEHQQPHQQPHQLPQHQQPQPHQQSQQQQPHQNKDLNKYASLKAVAAKYSGEVYNKRRLMVELPTKGGLPLQPMGNSRPSMGNMSSMTPPMTTNPMASNQMASNPMNSNITQMTSMTSMTSMMPMTSMTSMMPMTSMTSMMPMTSMTPMTSLAQMTSMAPMTSITPMTSLGPLTPEPVATYVTEMSNISSVSTLPTERHMVGVGGGGGGGGLKLNGQKLKGIHGHVGHSSHSSHSSHTHSHGHSHGSKPPGLGATSLAHMAGTMPGGTTLGISRAAEAAIGSGSATMGRPMAYSSNTIAAGHSMGLGLKAWDGTETVGRRKTYGLKRPQCTVLEPNQLHGTRGHSHSQHFLPTQPYFVTNSKTEVTV; the protein is encoded by the exons ATGAAAGGGAAATACTTTCTGCTCGgcttcttgttactcaaactTATGGCTCTCGTGTGCAAGGCGGACGGGGAGCCGGGACTGCTCGGCGGATTCGTCATGATCGCCACCTCCAACGGCTCCAGGGAGGAGGAAAGCGTGTCCGAGGAGACCCCGCACACGGAGGACAGTTGTCGGGGTTACTACGACGTGATGGGCCAGTGGGACCCGCCGTTCGTCTGCAAGACGGGCAACTATCTGTACTGCTGCGGCACCTGTGGCTTCCGATTCTGCTGCTCCTTCAAGCACTCGCGGCTGGACCAGAGCACCTGTAAGAATTATGACACCCCGGTGTGGATGAAGACCGGACAGACGCCctacaaaaaaatcaacaagaTCGCCGACAGCACAAAAGACAAGACGAACTTAATTGTTTACATCATATGTGGAGTAGTGGCCATCATGGCCCTCGTGGGGATTTTCACCAAATTAGGGCTGGAGAAGGCGCACCGGCCTCAGAGAGAGAACATGTCCAG GGCCGTCGCCAGCGTGCTGCAGGGCGGGTGTCCAGGTGAACAGTATCGGGGGGAGGAGCCCCTTGGGATGCACACGCAGCACTATGTTTCCAGGGCCACAAACCTTC AGGGTGCCCAGATCAACAACAACGTGGGACCGGGATCCAACATGGGCCAGCAGCACCCTTACCCTGCCCTCAGCCAGCTGGCACACGTCTACGAACACCAGCAGCCGCATCAGCAGCCGCATCAGCTGCCGCAGCATCAGCAGCCGCAGCCGCATCAGcagtcgcagcagcagcagccgcatcAGAACAAGGATCTCAACAAGTACGCCTCCCTGAAAGCTGTGG CTGCCAAGTACAGCGGTGAAGTCTACAACAAGCGCCGGCTGATGGTGGAGCTGCCAACGAAGGGCGGGCTTCCTCTCCAGCCGATGGGCAACTCCAGACCCTCCATGGGCAACATGTCATCCATGACTCCTCCAATGACGACCAACCCCATGGCCTCGAACCAGATGGCCTCCAATCCCATGAACTCCAACATTACCCAGATGACCTCCATGACCTCCATGACATCCATGATGCCAATGACCTCCATGACATCCATGATGCCAATGACCTCCATGACATCCATGATGCCAATGACCTCCATGACCCCTATGACTTCCCTCGCCCAGATGACCTCCATGGCGCCTATGACCTCCATCACCCCTATGACCTCCCTGGGCCCACTGACTCCGGAGCCAGTGGCCACCTATGTCACTGAGATGTCCAACATCTCCTCAGTCTCGACCCTCCCGACAGAGCGGCACATGGTCggtgtcggaggaggaggaggggggggggggctcaagctGAACGGCCAGAAACTGAAAGGCATCCATGGTCACGTGGGCCACAGCTCGCACAGCTCGCACAGCTCTCACACTCACAGTCACGGGCACAGCCACGGCAGCAAGCCGCCAGGACTTGGGGCCACCTCCCTCGCACACATGGCGGGGACCATGCCAGGCGGCACGACCCTGGGTATCTCCAGAGCCGCAGAGGCCGCCATTGGCTCCGGCTCGGCCACGATGGGCCGTCCGATGGCGTACAGTTCCAACACGATCGCGGCTGGGCACTCGATGGGGCTGGGGCTGAAGGCCTGGGACGGGACTGAGACGGTGGGCCGGAGGAAGACCTACGGGCTCAAGAGGCCTCAGTGCACCGTGCTCGAGCCCAACCAGCTTCACGGCACCAGAGGCCACAGCCACAGCCAACACTTCCTCCCCACACAGCCGTACTTTGTGACCAACAGCAAGACAGAGGTGACTGTGTGA